One stretch of Flavobacteriales bacterium DNA includes these proteins:
- a CDS encoding sulfotransferase — MKVNTFIVGTPKAGTTSLHHYLDQHADVCMSSVKEPNYFSSNEVSTLFYNSLCVDNSEDYQKLFSNQKSKITGEASVSYLFYEDVPKRIHDYNSEAKIIIMLRHPIERAFSHYLMDCRLGFCSENLEDIIANPQKFPQYFQQYLELGNYCPQLKRYIDTFGREQVMIIFYEDFKADAQKVMTSLFSFLRINQQVVDLSIQNPFLAPSNSIISLLYKINWVRKGVKMILPLTLLSSIKVRFFSKKDKPKLLNLTEQKLRDYYKEDVLQLEKLLNIDLTRWKIK, encoded by the coding sequence ATGAAAGTCAATACATTTATTGTAGGCACACCAAAGGCGGGAACCACCTCCTTACACCATTATCTTGATCAGCATGCAGATGTGTGTATGAGTAGCGTTAAGGAACCGAACTATTTTTCCTCAAACGAAGTCTCTACTTTATTTTACAATTCATTATGTGTGGACAATAGTGAAGATTATCAAAAACTTTTTTCCAACCAAAAGTCAAAAATTACAGGCGAAGCTAGTGTCTCTTATTTGTTTTATGAGGACGTTCCCAAACGTATTCACGACTACAATTCAGAGGCTAAAATTATAATAATGTTAAGGCACCCTATAGAACGGGCTTTTTCACATTACTTGATGGATTGTCGTCTTGGTTTTTGCTCAGAAAATTTAGAGGATATCATAGCTAATCCACAAAAATTTCCTCAATATTTTCAGCAATACTTAGAGTTGGGCAATTATTGTCCACAATTGAAACGCTATATTGATACCTTTGGTAGAGAACAAGTGATGATTATTTTTTACGAAGACTTTAAGGCAGATGCTCAAAAAGTGATGACTAGCCTATTTAGCTTTTTGAGGATTAACCAACAAGTGGTTGACTTAAGCATTCAAAATCCATTCTTAGCACCTTCAAATTCAATAATATCTCTATTGTATAAAATCAATTGGGTCAGAAAAGGGGTTAAAATGATATTACCTCTCACACTTTTGTCATCAATAAAAGTCAGGTTTTTCTCAAAAAAGGATAAACCCAAGTTATTAAATCTGACTGAACAGAAATTAAGAGATTACTATAAGGAAGATGTTTTGCAATTAGAAAAATTATTAAATATTGATTTAACTCGATGGAAGATAAAGTAG
- a CDS encoding glycosyltransferase family 4 protein yields MEDKVAIIDPVGIKSGMNHYDTFLCNSLTKQEITPFIYSNFELHSDSVIAKRFFGTFFKNKFSQTLNFLMGMLKSCMDCRRNNISKVIIHVFSTHNMAVMTYAFCKLFGLKTITISHDVFSFTNQDNKWYHHLIYNFWSDRIVVHNSYSFDHLLPQIQSKMHSKVSVLKHGAFVDLPNRAISRNSARKSLGLENDRQYILFFGRLKPTKRLDVMLRAMPLIDASTHLIIAGHSGKDDFSKYQSIIDELDLSSRLILDINYISEEKRELYFKATDCLALPYELIFQSGVLLMSLSYGLPVVATKIAPFEEVIEDGQNGLLFEKGNFKHLAQQLNILMNNKDLMTDMTQNAINHMREDYSWDDIAKGYTSIINSL; encoded by the coding sequence ATGGAAGATAAAGTAGCCATCATAGATCCGGTAGGGATAAAAAGCGGAATGAATCATTACGATACATTTCTTTGTAACTCATTGACTAAGCAAGAAATTACACCTTTTATTTATTCTAACTTTGAGTTGCACTCTGATTCGGTTATCGCTAAGCGTTTTTTCGGCACTTTTTTCAAAAATAAATTTTCTCAAACGCTCAATTTTTTAATGGGAATGCTCAAGTCTTGTATGGATTGCAGAAGGAATAATATTTCTAAAGTAATAATCCATGTATTCTCTACTCATAATATGGCGGTTATGACCTATGCTTTTTGCAAATTATTCGGGCTAAAGACGATTACAATTTCACACGATGTATTTTCCTTCACAAATCAAGATAATAAATGGTACCACCACCTTATTTATAATTTTTGGTCTGATAGGATAGTGGTCCACAATAGCTATTCTTTTGATCATTTGTTGCCTCAAATACAATCAAAAATGCATTCTAAGGTTAGTGTTTTAAAGCACGGCGCTTTTGTTGATTTGCCCAACAGAGCAATAAGTAGAAACTCAGCAAGAAAATCACTAGGCTTAGAAAACGATAGGCAATATATCTTATTTTTTGGTCGATTAAAGCCGACCAAGCGTTTAGATGTTATGTTAAGAGCAATGCCTCTAATTGATGCTTCAACGCACCTTATCATTGCGGGTCATTCGGGTAAAGATGACTTTAGTAAATATCAGTCCATTATTGATGAGCTGGACTTGTCAAGTAGATTGATATTGGACATCAATTACATTAGTGAGGAAAAAAGAGAATTATATTTCAAGGCAACTGATTGTTTAGCTTTACCTTATGAGCTTATCTTCCAAAGTGGTGTTTTGCTTATGTCGCTTTCCTATGGTTTGCCTGTAGTTGCAACTAAAATAGCCCCATTTGAAGAAGTTATAGAAGATGGACAAAATGGTTTGCTTTTTGAAAAAGGTAATTTCAAACATTTGGCACAACAGTTAAATATACTAATGAACAACAAGGATTTAATGACGGACATGACACAGAATGCGATAAACCACATGAGAGAGGATTATTCGTGGGATGATATTGCTAAAGGTTATACCTCGATAATAAATTCTCTGTAA
- a CDS encoding NAD-dependent epimerase/dehydratase family protein, whose amino-acid sequence MENILISGGAGFIGSNLALKLVSLGHKVTILDNLSPQIHTESENNSQLYLSIKDKVFFIKGDVRNRKDWQKAIANNSVIVHLAAETGTGQSMYQIEKYVEVNCSGTAIMLDILANEEHQVKKVVVASSRAIYGEGKYQCSDHGDVYPSERSDEQMSKGHFEPICTKCKQSVALVSTDENSKIHPTSIYGITKSNQEQMILVACKSLGISAVSLRYQNVYGPGQSLSNPYTGILSIFSTRILNNNPINIFEDGQESRDFVFIDDVVDATVLAIQNNTIESDSFNVGSGVSTTVQTVADGLKRLYQSDVEIHVSGNYRLGDIRHNKADISKIKQTLGFTPKVPFEEGLKQFVDWVKRQDVNSDNYDHSISEMKDKGLMK is encoded by the coding sequence ATGGAAAATATATTAATTTCTGGTGGAGCTGGATTTATAGGTTCCAATTTAGCATTGAAGCTTGTTAGTCTTGGTCATAAAGTAACAATCCTTGATAACCTTTCTCCACAAATACATACCGAGTCTGAGAACAATTCACAGTTGTATTTATCAATTAAAGATAAAGTCTTTTTTATAAAAGGTGACGTAAGAAACAGAAAAGATTGGCAAAAGGCCATTGCCAATAATAGTGTCATTGTTCATCTCGCTGCAGAAACAGGAACAGGACAATCCATGTATCAAATTGAAAAATATGTTGAGGTTAACTGTAGTGGTACAGCTATCATGTTAGATATATTAGCCAACGAGGAACATCAAGTTAAAAAGGTAGTTGTAGCTTCATCAAGAGCTATTTATGGAGAAGGTAAATACCAATGCAGTGATCATGGAGATGTATATCCTTCTGAAAGGAGTGACGAACAAATGTCGAAAGGTCATTTTGAGCCTATTTGTACAAAATGCAAGCAATCGGTTGCTTTAGTATCCACCGATGAAAATTCAAAAATCCATCCAACTTCTATATATGGTATCACCAAGAGCAATCAAGAGCAAATGATTCTTGTAGCGTGTAAAAGCTTAGGCATCTCTGCCGTTTCTTTAAGGTATCAAAATGTATATGGTCCAGGACAATCACTCAGCAATCCATACACTGGAATTTTATCTATCTTTTCTACAAGAATATTAAATAATAATCCGATTAATATTTTTGAAGATGGACAGGAAAGTCGTGACTTCGTATTCATAGACGATGTGGTGGACGCTACTGTTTTAGCCATTCAAAACAATACTATAGAATCCGACTCATTTAATGTTGGCTCGGGGGTTTCTACAACTGTACAAACTGTAGCTGATGGATTGAAGCGCTTATATCAATCAGATGTCGAAATTCATGTTTCTGGAAATTATAGATTGGGAGATATTCGTCATAATAAGGCAGACATCAGTAAAATTAAACAGACCTTAGGTTTCACCCCAAAAGTACCTTTTGAAGAGGGCTTGAAACAATTTGTAGATTGGGTTAAAAGGCAAGATGTTAATTCTGATAACTACGACCATTCTATAAGTGAAATGAAAGATAAAGGTTTGATGAAATGA
- a CDS encoding sulfotransferase, with the protein MIYPNFYIVGAPKAGTTSLYHYLDQHPEIAIPDKEPRFFIKESIEKTSDSDPIKPYLLRSSVLNENDYSNLYADKKEKVRCDASTQYLYHFDEVIPKIKQLNSDSPKILILLRNPIERAFSNYSHNYSTYENLDFEEALQQESERISKGFNSFWHYKGLSTYADSVKAYKEAFKEVKVILFEDFIKDIDKSLVDIFNFLEVDSNFKVSHFMINKKSTGAPKSKKLNVILQNSSKFSILKTVLYKVIGEQRTKLFRELVMRKNLSKSKISLDESLKSKLESYFVEDIAQLKEILPEQNIGWLNNGTNS; encoded by the coding sequence ATGATTTATCCTAACTTTTATATTGTTGGTGCGCCCAAGGCGGGAACGACTTCTTTGTATCACTACCTTGATCAACATCCAGAGATAGCAATTCCTGATAAAGAGCCTCGTTTTTTTATTAAAGAAAGTATAGAAAAAACGTCTGATTCAGATCCAATTAAACCTTATTTACTGAGAAGTTCGGTGTTAAATGAGAATGATTATTCTAATCTGTATGCAGATAAAAAAGAAAAAGTTAGATGCGACGCTAGCACTCAATATCTGTATCATTTTGATGAGGTAATACCAAAAATCAAACAGCTTAATAGTGATTCTCCAAAAATCTTAATACTCTTGAGAAACCCTATTGAAAGAGCTTTTTCTAATTATTCTCACAATTATTCGACCTATGAAAATCTAGATTTTGAGGAAGCTCTTCAACAAGAGTCTGAGCGTATCTCAAAAGGGTTTAACTCTTTTTGGCACTACAAGGGTTTGAGTACGTATGCCGACTCAGTAAAAGCTTATAAAGAGGCATTTAAAGAAGTTAAAGTGATATTGTTTGAAGACTTCATAAAAGACATCGATAAGTCTTTAGTTGATATTTTTAATTTTTTAGAAGTTGACAGCAACTTTAAAGTGTCGCACTTTATGATAAATAAAAAAAGTACAGGTGCGCCAAAGAGTAAAAAACTAAATGTAATTCTTCAAAATTCTTCAAAGTTTAGCATTCTCAAAACCGTTCTTTATAAGGTTATTGGAGAACAAAGAACAAAGTTATTTAGAGAGTTAGTAATGCGTAAGAATTTATCTAAATCAAAAATTTCTTTAGATGAATCTTTGAAATCCAAATTAGAATCCTATTTTGTGGAAGATATTGCTCAGTTAAAAGAAATATTGCCTGAGCAAAATATAGGCTGGTTAAATAATGGAACAAATTCATAA
- a CDS encoding gliding motility protein RemB: protein MKKYLLIFLLSQFSLTLIGQINAPLSHSYYSYTEKDIHDIGISKHTSFKPFLFSSDDTTYYNSFKPISSRKSLIYDFLNADLLRVEDADYMFALNPLFHFELAEDNDRRYVNTRGVEVKGRIGKKITFYSSFYENQLLLSDYLEDYVRTNENVVPGQGMAKYNLLYEEGIMDFYYASGYANYDINKFFDVQFGHGKHFIGDGYRSMLLSDNSFNYPYLKITTDVWKFKYVNLFSYFQDINFDIDAQDISKSKFSAIHYLSTNLGERLNIGIFESIMLAEDSLGNVFDINYMNPIIFYRPVEYSIGYSRQGNALLGLSLKYKLTSTSHLYGQLVLDEFRLSDFLDRNGSWLNKYGGQIGMKYFDAFGFENLSLQTEVNFARPFTYSHFNPIQNYAHYAQPLAHPLGASFLENVSIARYRKDRWTADLKLIHAKHGGEITGDTTNYGSDLFISYKEGKKDYGNEIAQGNTTNLQIVDFRLGYIVNPRTNMKLEIGITNRVSKDLNTTSKNQYLFFAFKTDLQNFYYDF from the coding sequence ATGAAAAAATACCTTTTAATTTTTTTACTGTCACAGTTTTCACTCACTCTTATTGGGCAAATAAATGCACCCTTAAGCCATTCCTATTATTCATATACGGAAAAGGATATACACGATATTGGTATCTCAAAACATACATCATTTAAGCCCTTTTTATTCTCCTCTGACGACACTACCTATTATAACTCTTTCAAGCCAATTTCATCAAGAAAGTCATTGATTTATGATTTTTTAAACGCAGATTTATTGAGAGTTGAAGATGCAGATTATATGTTTGCATTGAATCCGCTTTTTCATTTTGAATTAGCAGAAGACAATGATAGACGATATGTCAACACAAGAGGGGTTGAGGTAAAAGGAAGGATAGGAAAAAAAATAACTTTTTACTCTTCTTTTTATGAAAATCAGTTGTTGCTCTCAGACTATTTAGAAGACTATGTGAGAACTAATGAGAATGTTGTTCCTGGTCAAGGTATGGCAAAGTACAATCTGCTTTACGAAGAGGGCATTATGGATTTTTATTATGCTTCAGGATATGCTAATTATGATATCAATAAATTCTTTGACGTACAGTTTGGTCATGGCAAACATTTTATTGGCGATGGGTATCGTTCTATGTTACTTTCCGATAATTCATTTAATTATCCTTATTTGAAAATAACTACCGACGTATGGAAATTTAAGTACGTCAATCTATTTTCTTATTTTCAAGATATCAATTTCGACATAGATGCGCAAGATATAAGCAAGTCAAAATTTAGTGCTATTCATTACTTGAGTACTAATTTAGGTGAGCGGTTGAATATTGGCATTTTTGAATCCATAATGTTAGCCGAAGATAGTTTAGGCAATGTATTTGACATCAACTATATGAATCCTATAATCTTTTACAGACCTGTAGAGTATTCTATTGGTTATTCACGACAAGGTAATGCCTTATTAGGTTTGTCATTAAAGTATAAGTTGACGTCTACTTCTCATTTATACGGTCAGCTAGTTCTTGATGAGTTTAGGTTGAGCGATTTTTTAGATCGTAATGGTTCTTGGCTCAATAAATATGGAGGGCAAATTGGGATGAAATATTTTGATGCTTTTGGTTTTGAAAACCTGTCACTACAGACGGAGGTAAACTTCGCTAGACCATTTACTTATTCTCATTTCAACCCTATTCAGAACTATGCTCATTATGCTCAGCCTTTAGCACACCCGCTAGGTGCAAGTTTTCTTGAAAATGTAAGCATTGCGCGTTATAGAAAAGATAGGTGGACTGCCGATTTGAAACTAATACATGCCAAGCATGGTGGCGAAATAACTGGGGACACTACAAATTATGGTAGTGATTTATTTATTTCATACAAAGAAGGTAAAAAAGATTACGGTAATGAAATAGCTCAAGGCAATACCACTAATTTGCAAATTGTTGATTTTAGATTGGGTTATATTGTAAACCCTAGAACCAATATGAAGTTGGAGATAGGAATTACTAATAGGGTTTCTAAAGATTTGAATACCACTTCCAAAAATCAATATTTATTCTTTGCCTTCAAAACGGATTTGCAAAACTTCTATTACGATTTTTAG
- a CDS encoding cytochrome c oxidase subunit 3, which yields MADITTNEKQAWSGGDRPFAASYGKLMMWFFLVSDALTFSGFLCAYGFMRFKYADVWPIAEDVFTHFPFLHGDHPLLFVALMTFILIMSSVTMVLAVNEGHKNNKNKVILWMGLTIFGGITFLGSQAWEWGHFIHGDRGGIELSNHDIVHVVDADAHFYSIYDLVGVDSYADDVNITINDVKSALLADTQYGIRLADKSVVSGEAITAYLNNAEVVLGANLVRNEYGHQLFANFFYFITGFHGFHVFSGVVILIVIFINVIKGTYERRGHYEMVEKVGLYWHFVDLVWVFVFTFFYLV from the coding sequence ATGGCAGACATTACAACAAATGAAAAACAAGCATGGTCGGGAGGGGACAGACCTTTTGCGGCAAGCTACGGTAAGCTAATGATGTGGTTCTTCCTCGTATCAGATGCACTTACTTTCTCCGGATTTTTATGCGCTTATGGCTTTATGCGTTTCAAATATGCAGACGTTTGGCCTATTGCAGAAGATGTGTTTACACACTTTCCTTTCTTACATGGCGATCACCCCTTATTGTTTGTTGCACTGATGACCTTTATTCTTATTATGAGTTCTGTAACTATGGTACTCGCAGTAAATGAAGGGCACAAAAACAACAAAAACAAAGTTATCCTATGGATGGGGCTTACTATTTTTGGAGGAATAACATTCTTAGGTTCTCAAGCATGGGAGTGGGGACACTTCATTCATGGCGACAGAGGAGGAATAGAGCTTAGCAACCACGATATAGTACACGTTGTAGATGCAGACGCACACTTTTATTCTATCTATGATTTAGTAGGTGTTGATTCTTATGCCGATGATGTAAACATTACTATTAACGATGTGAAAAGTGCATTGTTAGCAGATACACAATACGGTATCAGATTAGCCGACAAATCGGTAGTTAGTGGTGAGGCTATAACAGCCTATCTAAATAATGCAGAAGTTGTTTTAGGAGCTAACCTTGTTAGAAACGAGTATGGTCACCAATTATTTGCCAATTTCTTTTATTTCATTACTGGATTTCACGGCTTCCACGTATTTAGTGGTGTAGTGATTCTTATTGTCATATTCATTAACGTTATAAAAGGCACTTACGAAAGAAGAGGGCATTATGAGATGGTTGAGAAAGTTGGTCTTTATTGGCACTTTGTCGATTTAGTTTGGGTCTTTGTATTTACCTTTTTCTATTTAGTATAA
- a CDS encoding glycosyltransferase family 2 protein, which yields MKIGVVTVTYNSSSVLEDFFTSIENLAYPDFNLYVIDNASSDDTISKIEDWSFESKLLLKNTNNLGVAAGNNQGIKLALKDNCDFVLLLNNDTVFENHLLSKLLDTYRTYGSSIVVPKMNYFSPSNMIWYAGGFYNRKKAFLNYHRGQGETDDNQYNVDDKIEYAPTCCALVHKSVFEDVGLMDEKYFVYFDDTDFFYRVLIHGKHEVRYRHDIHFLHKIGSLTQSRNKDKPQKYGTFFIKQNSKNHVYFLKKQKTFIAYINLIYLWFYLTTRFFISPRFEKKWSVFYLIQSSYFQGFKM from the coding sequence ATGAAAATAGGTGTTGTCACAGTAACTTATAATAGCTCTTCTGTATTGGAAGATTTCTTCACGTCAATAGAAAATCTAGCCTATCCAGATTTTAACTTATATGTTATTGATAACGCATCTAGTGATGACACGATTTCAAAAATTGAGGACTGGAGTTTTGAATCTAAACTTCTTTTAAAAAACACCAATAATCTTGGTGTAGCAGCAGGTAATAATCAAGGTATAAAGTTGGCATTAAAGGATAATTGTGATTTTGTTTTACTGCTAAATAATGATACGGTATTTGAAAATCATCTATTAAGCAAGCTTTTAGATACATATCGGACTTACGGCTCTTCCATTGTTGTACCAAAAATGAATTATTTTTCTCCTTCAAATATGATTTGGTATGCAGGAGGGTTTTATAACAGAAAAAAAGCATTTTTAAACTACCACAGGGGGCAAGGAGAAACAGATGATAATCAATATAATGTAGACGATAAAATTGAGTATGCTCCTACCTGTTGTGCTCTAGTTCATAAATCTGTTTTTGAAGATGTGGGCTTAATGGACGAAAAGTATTTTGTCTATTTTGACGACACCGATTTTTTCTATAGAGTTTTGATACACGGAAAACATGAGGTTAGATATAGGCACGACATTCATTTTTTACATAAAATAGGAAGTCTGACACAATCAAGAAATAAAGATAAGCCTCAGAAATACGGCACTTTTTTCATTAAGCAGAATAGTAAAAATCACGTCTATTTTTTAAAGAAACAAAAGACATTCATAGCCTATATAAATTTGATTTATCTATGGTTTTATTTGACGACTCGGTTTTTTATAAGTCCAAGGTTTGAAAAAAAATGGAGTGTCTTTTACCTAATTCAATCGTCCTATTTTCAAGGATTTAAAATGTAA
- the cyoE gene encoding heme o synthase, which translates to MSINDILQLSKIRLTTSVVFSAIAGYFIAGGLFQSFDLIALILGGFLVVAASNGFNQVIEKDLDKLMKRTENRPLPKQRMTTNQALILSLAMGLVGVFFLFSINMYSGIFGSLSVLLYVLAYTPLKRISSFSVFVGAFPGAIPFMLGWVAVSNDFAIEAGILFAIQFIWQFPHFWAIAWVSDEDYTKAGFKMLPGEKGKATAFKTLIYTLFLIPLSVLPAFGFTGELKLSLLACLFAIILGLWFFTKSVMLFKSLSNDDAKKLMFASFIYLPLLQLIYVIDKLL; encoded by the coding sequence TTGTCCATAAACGACATTTTACAGCTTTCAAAAATTAGATTGACCACAAGCGTCGTCTTTTCTGCTATTGCAGGGTATTTTATTGCGGGCGGATTGTTTCAATCTTTTGATTTGATAGCTTTAATTTTAGGAGGCTTTTTAGTTGTTGCTGCATCAAACGGATTTAATCAAGTGATCGAAAAAGACTTGGATAAATTGATGAAGAGAACAGAGAACAGGCCTTTGCCTAAGCAAAGAATGACAACCAATCAAGCTTTAATACTGTCTCTTGCAATGGGGCTTGTTGGAGTCTTTTTCCTGTTTTCCATAAATATGTACTCTGGTATTTTTGGTTCACTATCTGTGCTTTTGTATGTGTTGGCCTACACGCCATTAAAGCGTATTTCCTCCTTTTCTGTGTTTGTTGGAGCTTTTCCTGGCGCTATCCCTTTTATGTTGGGTTGGGTAGCTGTATCTAATGATTTTGCTATTGAGGCGGGTATTTTATTTGCTATTCAATTCATTTGGCAATTCCCGCATTTTTGGGCTATTGCATGGGTGTCTGACGAAGACTATACTAAGGCGGGCTTCAAAATGTTGCCTGGAGAAAAGGGTAAGGCTACCGCCTTCAAAACATTAATTTATACTTTATTTTTAATACCCTTATCGGTATTGCCAGCCTTTGGTTTTACAGGTGAGCTAAAGTTATCTTTATTAGCCTGTCTGTTTGCTATAATTTTAGGATTATGGTTTTTCACAAAGTCTGTAATGCTATTCAAAAGTCTTTCTAATGACGATGCAAAGAAGCTCATGTTTGCTTCCTTTATATACCTACCATTATTACAATTAATTTATGTTATTGATAAACTATTATGA
- a CDS encoding cytochrome c oxidase subunit 3 has translation MTTFEEQKKKSAKPLLWISMISMAMIFAGLTSALVVRKAEGNWLAYDFPIWFYISTALIILSSFTMNWAKKSVKKDDLETAQKGLNWTIILGLGFALSQYLTWGALYDEGVYFTGPGSNASGSFLYVLTLLHLLHLAGGIIALLITAFKAKRGLYSSQNSIGIELCAIFWNFLDFLWLYLFLFLLYNH, from the coding sequence ATGACAACATTTGAAGAACAAAAGAAAAAGTCTGCCAAGCCATTATTATGGATTTCTATGATAAGTATGGCTATGATATTTGCCGGTTTGACGAGTGCCTTAGTGGTAAGAAAAGCTGAAGGCAATTGGTTAGCATATGACTTTCCAATTTGGTTTTATATCAGTACAGCTTTGATTATACTTTCAAGTTTTACTATGAATTGGGCAAAGAAAAGCGTTAAAAAAGATGATTTAGAAACTGCTCAAAAAGGACTTAATTGGACGATTATATTGGGTTTAGGATTTGCCTTATCGCAATACCTTACTTGGGGAGCATTGTATGATGAAGGGGTATACTTTACCGGACCAGGTAGTAATGCCTCAGGTTCATTTTTGTATGTACTAACCTTATTGCATTTATTACATTTAGCAGGTGGTATTATTGCGCTTTTGATTACCGCTTTTAAAGCCAAAAGAGGCTTGTATTCCAGCCAAAACTCTATTGGCATTGAGCTATGTGCAATTTTTTGGAACTTTTTAGATTTTTTATGGCTTTATTTATTCCTGTTTTTACTATATAATCACTAA
- a CDS encoding flippase — MNKIKSYLSKYSRDVHFFELIKGASSTFLLKIVGLLVGYGLAIFITNKFGAFVFGQYVTALLIVEILSIISRLGIDTVLVRFISRYVHKGASSLINQLFFKSIALVTLSAVVFTLLLLFFSDYIANFMNLDEEYLLIVSFSFIPLVLFHMNTQAIRGLKQMMSFSFLNNVAITLFTFILMVVLVAFSTSEKLPIYAYVMSVFVMTISSYFLWFFHRAKIVDSKQNNSESELSTKALFKVSIPLLLGQSMMLIMGKVDLFMLANMTSSDKVGIYNIALKLSMLAYMGLMAVNSIAAPKFSEIHSSGDIDALKKIVQQSTKTIFWVTFPVILLFLIFPDTILGVFGDEFKLAAMALIILSISKMFSAISGSVGTFLQMVGKQNVFQNILIFTAIINIVLNYTLIPKYGIDGAAFASAISGVIWNVLMIIYIKKNFGFYSIYFPGIKR, encoded by the coding sequence TTGAATAAAATAAAATCATACCTTTCAAAATATTCTCGAGATGTTCATTTTTTTGAATTAATCAAAGGAGCATCTAGTACATTTCTTCTTAAAATTGTAGGCTTGTTAGTCGGCTATGGTCTTGCCATTTTTATTACAAATAAGTTTGGAGCTTTTGTTTTTGGTCAGTACGTGACCGCACTACTAATAGTTGAGATCTTAAGCATTATTTCAAGGCTAGGAATAGATACGGTATTAGTGCGATTTATCTCCAGATATGTACATAAAGGAGCTTCTAGCTTAATCAATCAACTTTTTTTTAAGTCAATAGCACTTGTTACTTTATCGGCAGTTGTTTTCACCTTATTGTTATTATTCTTTTCTGATTATATAGCTAACTTTATGAATTTAGATGAAGAATACCTCTTAATAGTTTCTTTTTCTTTTATTCCATTAGTTCTGTTCCACATGAACACTCAGGCTATCCGAGGATTGAAGCAAATGATGTCTTTTTCATTTTTGAATAACGTTGCCATCACCTTATTTACGTTTATTTTAATGGTGGTATTAGTTGCTTTTTCTACCTCTGAAAAGCTACCTATTTACGCTTATGTAATGAGTGTTTTTGTCATGACCATTTCTTCTTATTTTTTATGGTTTTTTCATAGAGCTAAGATTGTTGATTCAAAGCAGAATAATAGTGAGTCAGAGTTGAGTACCAAAGCATTGTTTAAAGTTTCTATTCCTTTATTGCTGGGCCAATCTATGATGCTAATAATGGGGAAGGTAGACTTATTTATGCTGGCTAATATGACCTCATCGGATAAAGTAGGAATTTATAATATCGCATTAAAACTATCCATGTTAGCCTATATGGGTTTAATGGCTGTTAACAGTATTGCGGCACCAAAATTTTCAGAAATTCACTCTTCAGGAGATATTGATGCTCTAAAGAAAATAGTTCAACAATCAACAAAAACTATATTTTGGGTAACTTTTCCGGTCATACTTTTATTTTTAATTTTCCCAGACACTATTTTAGGTGTTTTTGGTGATGAGTTTAAGTTAGCCGCTATGGCATTAATAATATTATCCATTAGCAAAATGTTCAGCGCAATTTCTGGTTCTGTAGGGACATTTTTACAAATGGTTGGCAAACAAAATGTTTTTCAGAACATACTTATCTTTACAGCGATTATTAATATAGTTTTGAATTATACACTTATCCCCAAGTATGGTATCGACGGAGCTGCATTTGCTAGTGCTATAAGCGGAGTGATATGGAATGTGTTAATGATAATTTATATAAAGAAGAACTTTGGTTTTTATTCCATATATTTCCCTGGAATTAAACGATGA
- a CDS encoding acyltransferase → MEQIHKIYRRIRDKIFTFLYRTSFKELGPKSTLAMPFSVEGARFISIEREVYVKPNAWFLALNNSEVKSSEIKLSIGERTYIGRNAHIVALKSIRIGKGVLMGDNVYIADNFHRFDRVDLPFKDQGIGFKSEVEVGEGTWLGENVCVISSKIGKHCIVGANSVVLNHVPDYCMVAGSPARIIKRYDHSTESWEKIKE, encoded by the coding sequence ATGGAACAAATTCATAAAATATACCGAAGAATAAGAGATAAGATTTTTACTTTCCTTTATCGAACTTCATTTAAGGAATTAGGACCTAAATCTACACTTGCTATGCCCTTTAGTGTTGAAGGTGCTCGCTTTATTTCTATTGAAAGAGAAGTCTATGTAAAACCTAACGCTTGGTTTTTGGCTTTGAATAATAGCGAGGTAAAATCTTCTGAAATTAAATTGTCAATAGGTGAAAGAACCTATATTGGACGAAATGCTCATATAGTAGCTTTAAAAAGTATACGTATTGGTAAAGGGGTTTTAATGGGAGACAACGTATATATTGCGGATAATTTTCATCGCTTTGACAGAGTGGATTTGCCATTTAAAGACCAAGGGATTGGCTTCAAGTCTGAAGTTGAAGTCGGTGAAGGGACGTGGCTTGGAGAAAACGTATGTGTGATTTCTTCTAAAATTGGAAAACACTGTATTGTTGGAGCGAACTCTGTCGTGCTCAATCATGTTCCTGACTACTGTATGGTTGCTGGTTCACCTGCTCGAATCATAAAGAGATACGACCATTCTACTGAAAGCTGGGAAAAGATTAAAGAATAA